A segment of the Flavobacteriales bacterium genome:
ATGGCTCTGTCCGTAATCTCGAAGTCGTTGTTGCGCACGGTGAAACCGGTGATGCCACTGGCATACACGCCGCAGATCGTGTTGGAGAAACTGCTGTTCTCTAACGTGAACATGCTGTTGGTGGGCGCGCCCAGGGCATGCACGCCGTGGTCGAGGCCGGTGAAGCTGGTGGGCACACGCTCGGCGGCGGTGCAGGGCGTGCCCGGCGTGGGGCACGCATCGGTGACCACGAAGCGCGAGCCGTAGGTGTGCAGGCCGTGGCCGAGCAAGTGGGTCTCCGGCACATTGGCGATGGTGTTACGGAAGGTGCAGGCCTGGAAGGCGATGCCGCGCACGCCATCGAGCTTGATCAGTTCCTCGGTGCCCAGTTCAGCTTGCAATGCGCCCTCGGTGAACTCGAAGACGGCATGCACGAACTGGCTGCGGTTGCGCGTCTCGAATTGCATGTTGCTGATCTGCCCGTAGGGCCGGAACTGGACGGCGGGTCGGCAATCGCGCACAACACCGCCGGGCTGGGCCTGGGTGCCCTTGATCTTCACCACGCCGCCACCTTTCGTCAGGTCGTTCAGGTCGCCCACCAGGATGCCGATGGCCGCATTGTCGACGACCCCGCCGTTGCGCAACTCGAAGTAGCCCTGGTTGGTGGGGTTCTGCGCCAGGTTGGAATTGCCCAGCACTTGCACGCCTTTCCATTCCTTACCGCAGCTGTTGTGCAGCAGTCCGCCATCCACGATCACGCTGGCGCCGGGCTCTATTATCAGCGCCGTGTTGGGTGCGAAGTTGACGGTGTTGGTGATGGTGAGCGTGGCGCCGGGCATCACGCGCACATCCTGCGTGAGGTTCTTGTGGATGCTCCAGGTGGTATTCTCGGTAATGACGCGCGCAACGGTCGGCTGCTCGGCGAGGTCGGATTCCCAGAGGCCGCGGCCCCATGTTCCCGCGCGGAGTTTGCCCGCGCAGTAGTTGATGTCGAGGTCGTTTACGCGCACGTTAGGCAGGGCAGCATAGAATGGCTCCCATGCTACCTCAGCTTCCGAACCGTTCCGGTAGTACACACCCGCATCCGTCGCGATGTAGAGCCCGTCTTCCGTGCCATTTTGGTAGACGATGTCGTTTACAGGGAGGTTCGGTAGGCTGCCCAACGGATCCCAATTCGTCCACGTATCGCCCCGGTCACTAGAGTGAAACACCTTCTTGTCAGCCGAATAGCCGCTGATCGTGACCCAAATGCGATGGGCATTCAGCGGATCAATGGTCACTTGAGTTGCGGCCATATTAGGGAAGGGGAGATCAACGAGTTCCAACGCAGGCTGGCCTGTTGAGTTGATGACGATTGGCGCCGCTCTGCGGAGCAGCCTTGATTCTTGAACCCCTGCACTACAGACATAAGATACAGTCAAGCCATAGACTCCTTCTTCGTTACCGGGGGCAATCGCGAGATCGACCCAGGCCCTTTGGTCGCAGGCGAATTCGTTAGTTGAGAAATCCACATTCTGCCAATGGGAATGCCTTGAGAACTGGTCCATTTGCGCGGTGGCAGGAGCTTCCGAATTCACTTCTTTCCAAATATCACTGTAACCAAGGACAAGTTTGGCATCGTGTTCATCAAACTCCATGGGCCGTCTCGCTCCAGCCGTGTACCAGCCTTCGGCGTGCAACAATTTCGGGCATGTGTTGGTTAGCCATCCGCCTGTAATACAGTTCGGGTCAATCGCCCCATCAAAAAGCTTCACCACTGGCAGATATCGCTCATCCGTGCCGTAATGGTGCCTTCCAGTCGGGTCGATTGCAACTGAACCGCCGTCGCCGAAGACAAGATGCCTCCACCTGTTTTCTGTTGGAGCGGAAGGGAGCAATCGCCGTACTCCGTTGTCAAACTCGCCTGAGATAATTGAACTCGGATGAGTTGGATCGCTTGCCAGCGCTGTAACCAACCCAACCCCAAGACCAATATTGCGATTCTCCCAAAGCGGAGTGGCACCAAAGGGATTCGTGCAACGGTGTATGCCACCATGATTGCCGATCCAAAGTTCAGCTCCATCAGGAGTGAACGCTGCGACTTGCTGGTCATCATGAATACGTTCGTAGGTATCTGGATTCTGCAAAAGGCCGTCACCGAAAAGGCTCACGGTTGTTCCGCCGTTGGTGGACTTATAGAGGCGCAACCCACCATACGTGATGAACTGGTCCTGACCAGCCACTGTGGTTGTGGCGATCGGAATCCATCCTACTGATGTGCCGCCGCTTGCAATGATGGTTCCGCCGCTCCAGGTCTCGGTGGTCTCATCGTAAACATAGGCCCGGCTCCGGGTCGAATAGCCTTGCTGCAGCATCGCGTAGACCTTGGTGGAGGAGGCGCCTTTCTCCGGCGCCAGATTAATTCGTGTACCAGCCGGAGAGAGCGTGCTTGGCTCGAGCCCGGTCGTCGGACCAGTAATTGCCGTCCAAGTCAGTCCCTGATCAGTCGAACGATAGACATTTGCATCCGCTGCATACACGACCGTGGTTCCCTCCTTGAAGAACAGCCCTTTCCAGAAATTTCCAGTAGGCGAGTCAAAAACCTCTGTCCATTGAACTTGGTTCGCAGGGGCCATCGCATTCGTGGTGCGATACAAACCTTCGGTGGTTGCTGCTATGGCAAGGTCCTGATTGGCCGGGTCAACCGCCATGTTCAGAATATGCTGGCGGTTGGTCATGTCGATATCCAGACCGCCGGAAATGCTCTCCCATGTATCACCGCCATCAGTGCTTCTCCAAACCCCTGTGCAATAGGCAAGCACATTATCAGAGCCGCCCGTGCTGATGAACACAACGTTCGGGTCAATTTGTGAGACAACGATTGCCGAAACAGGAGTGAACTCACGCTCGTCCGCGATGGCGCTCCATGAAGACCCGTGATCGGCGCTTCGGAAGAGGCCACCGTAGCTCGACGCGCAGTACATGATACCATTCGACGCGAACTCTGGATGAAAAGCAATGGCATGAATCTGTCCCGTTCCAGTGGACCGTGCTAGTACCTCCCCAGCGGGACCCAGCGGTGACTCGTTTGGGCCAATCGATGTCCAACTTGACGCATAGATACCATCATTGCCAAACCTTGCGCTGAGGTATGCGATGTGTTCCTGCGAAGCAAGGCCGACTTGATTGAAATTGCCCGTAGGGAATAGCCGCGGTCCCCAAGTACTCATGAACTTATCGAACTGCGCTCGTTCGCTGCCTTCCTCATCAATGCCCACATTGTAGGCCTCTTGATTCTGGAACCATGCCGAATATTCC
Coding sequences within it:
- a CDS encoding right-handed parallel beta-helix repeat-containing protein, encoding MSLWEYSAWFQNQEAYNVGIDEEGSERAQFDKFMSTWGPRLFPTGNFNQVGLASQEHIAYLSARFGNDGIYASSWTSIGPNESPLGPAGEVLARSTGTGQIHAIAFHPEFASNGIMYCASSYGGLFRSADHGSSWSAIADEREFTPVSAIVVSQIDPNVVFISTGGSDNVLAYCTGVWRSTDGGDTWESISGGLDIDMTNRQHILNMAVDPANQDLAIAATTEGLYRTTNAMAPANQVQWTEVFDSPTGNFWKGLFFKEGTTVVYAADANVYRSTDQGLTWTAITGPTTGLEPSTLSPAGTRINLAPEKGASSTKVYAMLQQGYSTRSRAYVYDETTETWSGGTIIASGGTSVGWIPIATTTVAGQDQFITYGGLRLYKSTNGGTTVSLFGDGLLQNPDTYERIHDDQQVAAFTPDGAELWIGNHGGIHRCTNPFGATPLWENRNIGLGVGLVTALASDPTHPSSIISGEFDNGVRRLLPSAPTENRWRHLVFGDGGSVAIDPTGRHHYGTDERYLPVVKLFDGAIDPNCITGGWLTNTCPKLLHAEGWYTAGARRPMEFDEHDAKLVLGYSDIWKEVNSEAPATAQMDQFSRHSHWQNVDFSTNEFACDQRAWVDLAIAPGNEEGVYGLTVSYVCSAGVQESRLLRRAAPIVINSTGQPALELVDLPFPNMAATQVTIDPLNAHRIWVTISGYSADKKVFHSSDRGDTWTNWDPLGSLPNLPVNDIVYQNGTEDGLYIATDAGVYYRNGSEAEVAWEPFYAALPNVRVNDLDINYCAGKLRAGTWGRGLWESDLAEQPTVARVITENTTWSIHKNLTQDVRVMPGATLTITNTVNFAPNTALIIEPGASVIVDGGLLHNSCGKEWKGVQVLGNSNLAQNPTNQGYFELRNGGVVDNAAIGILVGDLNDLTKGGGVVKIKGTQAQPGGVVRDCRPAVQFRPYGQISNMQFETRNRSQFVHAVFEFTEGALQAELGTEELIKLDGVRGIAFQACTFRNTIANVPETHLLGHGLHTYGSRFVVTDACPTPGTPCTAAERVPTSFTGLDHGVHALGAPTNSMFTLENSSFSNTICGVYASGITGFTVRNNDFEITDRAIAFTHPTEEFWFGMPRGIYTYESFGFKLHDNVVHSEQANPVLPAEAIVVGYSRDHNDKIWKNTATNLSTGFVGEGVCASTEPGGYSASACRSIATRTATWTRTCTVGRSRGRPTQRSTLSAPSKPLPVVERTILSMVGAARRRSGISTWIRTTPSPTTTARARASSPSTSPTSCCPQASPMA